The Alkalihalobacillus sp. TS-13 genome contains a region encoding:
- a CDS encoding phospho-sugar mutase translates to MSWKKDYERWSNFQQLDEELHEQLLLMKDSDEKLEDCFYKTLEFGTGGMRGEIGPGTNRMNMYTIRKASEGLARYIESFGEKVKLRGVVIAYDSRHKSPEFAMEAAKTLGRHGIQTYVFEDLRPTPVLSFAVRYLNAFSGIVVTASHNPPEYNGFKVYGEDGGQLPPVAANDVINFVNDVENELDIEVVDEDELKKTGLLKIVGEEIDRPYNEKLVGISVDPALIKEQEDLKIVFTPLHGTANIPVRRGLESLGFKNVTVVSEQEKPDPEFSTVKSPNPEEHAAFELAIQYGEREGADVLIATDPDADRVGVAVKDNQGNYVVLTGNQTGALILNYLLKQKKKLGTLPDNGVVLKTIVTSEIGRTIAKKYGLTTVDTLTGFKFIGEKMGEYERSGEYEFLFGYEESYGYLIGDFVRDKDAVQACLMAAEVSAYYKSKGMTLYEGLMEVFEEYGYYQEGLESLTLKGKKGAEQIQEILSTFRNQPPSEFGGISISVIEDYQSRERLLVKSTETEEIVLPPSNVIKYTLDDGSWVCLRPSGTEPKIKFYFGVQSSTFEASKKHLFNIKKDVMDKVNRIL, encoded by the coding sequence ATGAGCTGGAAAAAAGATTACGAACGTTGGAGCAATTTTCAACAACTTGATGAAGAATTACATGAGCAGCTTCTTTTAATGAAGGATTCTGACGAGAAGCTTGAAGATTGTTTTTATAAAACGTTAGAGTTCGGAACCGGGGGCATGCGTGGGGAAATCGGTCCTGGAACGAACCGGATGAACATGTATACGATCCGGAAGGCCTCTGAAGGGCTGGCACGGTACATAGAATCATTTGGTGAGAAAGTAAAGTTAAGAGGTGTCGTGATTGCCTATGATTCACGCCACAAGTCCCCTGAATTTGCGATGGAAGCAGCCAAGACTTTAGGTCGCCATGGCATACAGACTTATGTATTTGAAGATCTTCGTCCGACACCGGTATTATCTTTTGCAGTCCGTTATTTGAACGCATTCTCAGGAATTGTCGTGACAGCAAGTCATAATCCGCCCGAATATAACGGGTTTAAAGTGTATGGAGAAGATGGAGGTCAACTCCCTCCCGTAGCAGCGAATGACGTCATCAATTTCGTGAATGATGTTGAAAATGAATTGGACATTGAAGTTGTCGATGAGGATGAACTGAAAAAGACTGGGCTGCTGAAGATCGTCGGAGAAGAAATCGATCGTCCCTATAATGAAAAATTAGTCGGGATCTCCGTTGATCCTGCATTGATCAAGGAACAGGAAGATTTAAAAATCGTTTTCACACCCTTACATGGAACAGCGAACATTCCGGTCCGTCGAGGCCTGGAGTCTTTAGGTTTCAAAAACGTCACGGTCGTCAGTGAGCAAGAGAAGCCAGATCCTGAGTTCTCAACAGTCAAATCTCCAAACCCTGAAGAGCACGCAGCATTTGAACTTGCCATCCAATATGGAGAGCGTGAAGGTGCAGATGTACTGATCGCTACAGACCCGGATGCAGACAGAGTCGGTGTCGCTGTAAAGGATAATCAAGGAAATTACGTTGTGCTGACCGGAAACCAGACTGGTGCTTTAATACTCAATTATTTATTGAAACAAAAGAAGAAGTTAGGTACATTACCTGATAACGGTGTTGTATTGAAGACGATCGTTACGTCTGAAATCGGTCGGACGATTGCCAAGAAATACGGTCTTACTACTGTCGATACGTTGACAGGGTTCAAGTTCATTGGTGAAAAAATGGGTGAGTATGAGCGTTCGGGAGAATATGAATTCCTATTCGGATACGAAGAAAGCTATGGATATCTGATTGGCGATTTCGTCCGAGATAAAGATGCCGTACAGGCTTGCCTTATGGCTGCTGAAGTGAGCGCCTATTATAAATCCAAAGGGATGACACTATATGAAGGTTTGATGGAAGTATTCGAAGAGTACGGATACTATCAAGAAGGATTGGAATCGTTGACACTGAAAGGGAAGAAAGGTGCTGAACAAATACAGGAAATCCTTTCGACTTTCCGTAATCAACCACCTTCAGAATTTGGCGGGATCTCGATTTCTGTCATCGAAGATTATCAAAGCCGTGAAAGATTATTAGTAAAATCTACTGAAACGGAAGAAATCGTTCTGCCTCCATCCAATGTAATCAAATACACACTTGATGACGGATCATGGGTATGTTTACGCCCGTCGGGGACAGAACCGAAAATCAAATTCTATTTTGGGGTTCAATCCTCTACTTTCGAAGCTAGCAAAAAACACCTTTTCAACATCAAGAAGGATGTCATGGATAAAGTAAATCGAATCCTTTGA
- a CDS encoding YnfA family protein, whose product MIQAILLFIIAGLAEIGGGYLFWLWLREGSPYWYGIVGALVLIIYGIVPTFQAFPTFGRVFAAYGGVFIVLALLWGWLIDKKTPDHYDVLGAIVCLIGVSIIIWAPRVN is encoded by the coding sequence GTGATTCAAGCAATCTTATTATTTATCATTGCAGGACTCGCTGAAATTGGAGGGGGCTATTTATTTTGGCTCTGGTTACGTGAGGGCTCCCCTTATTGGTATGGAATAGTGGGTGCACTTGTTTTGATCATTTATGGAATTGTCCCAACCTTTCAAGCTTTTCCCACATTCGGTCGTGTGTTCGCTGCTTATGGAGGCGTGTTCATCGTTTTGGCTCTCTTATGGGGATGGCTGATTGATAAAAAGACACCTGATCACTATGATGTTCTCGGAGCCATTGTCTGTCTTATCGGTGTTTCAATCATCATTTGGGCACCGCGAGTCAATTAG